The Prionailurus bengalensis isolate Pbe53 chromosome B1, Fcat_Pben_1.1_paternal_pri, whole genome shotgun sequence genomic interval TTTATCCTTAATGAAAACCCTGCTTATGTTTTTCACCAGGATTATAAACTACAGCGATCTGCTGCAATCAGATGTATTAGTAACTGATGCTATGATCTGTTCTAGGTTTCCCCATGTTCAAAGGGGGACGCTGTCTTTGCATAGGCCCTGGAGTAAAAGCAGTGAAAGTGGCAGATATTGAGAAAGCCACCATAATTTACCCAAGTAACAACTGTAACAAAATAGAAGTGATGTAAGTAATGAACTCGCTAAAGATGACAGTGGTagaagcttttttgttttgtgtttttgttttacttatgtTTTTCCATCCAAAATTTAAGACTGTTTTGGATCTTCCTTAACAGTATCACCTTGAAAGCACATAAAGGACAAAGATGCCTAAATCCCAAATCGAAGCAAGCAAACATTATAATCAAGGTAGGGTACCAgattacttccattttataaCTGGTTTTATCCACGACAGATCTTTTGAAAAAACAGACAGCTGCAAATAGGATTCTGCTATGATTTTATGTGAAGCATTTTGATAACAGGTCTTTGGTTATAACTAGTTTTCCTCTCCTGCCATATATTTTACATGTCACCTCAATCACTTGGAAACAAGAATAgcacaatgtttttaaaactctcattttctcatt includes:
- the CXCL11 gene encoding C-X-C motif chemokine 11, which encodes MSVKGMVIVLAVIFCATIVQGFPMFKGGRCLCIGPGVKAVKVADIEKATIIYPSNNCNKIEVIITLKAHKGQRCLNPKSKQANIIIKVGYQITSIL